In Fusobacterium periodonticum ATCC 33693, the following are encoded in one genomic region:
- the rimP gene encoding ribosome maturation factor RimP, with protein MEDNSQIIEKITKIVNPFVEEMNLSLVDVEYLQDGGYWYVRVFIENLNGELSIEDCSKLSSKIEDRVEELIEHKFFLEVSSPGLERALKKLEDYIRFTGEKITLHLKHKMNDKKQFKAVIKEVKGDNIVFLIDKKEVEIEFKEIRKANILFEFNDF; from the coding sequence ATGGAAGATAATAGTCAAATTATAGAAAAAATTACCAAGATTGTTAATCCTTTTGTAGAAGAAATGAACTTATCTCTTGTAGATGTTGAATATTTACAAGATGGAGGTTACTGGTATGTTAGAGTTTTCATTGAAAATTTGAATGGAGAGTTGAGCATAGAGGATTGTAGCAAACTAAGTTCTAAGATAGAAGACAGAGTTGAAGAGCTAATAGAACACAAATTTTTCCTTGAAGTATCTTCGCCTGGACTAGAAAGAGCATTGAAGAAATTAGAAGATTATATTAGATTTACTGGAGAAAAAATAACTTTGCATTTAAAGCATAAAATGAATGATAAAAAGCAATTTAAAGCGGTTATTAAGGAAGTAAAAGGCGATAATATAGTATTTTTAATAGATAAAAAAGAAGTAGAAATAGAATTTAAAGAAATAAGAAAGGCTAATATCTTATTTGAATTTAATGATTTTTAA
- the rpsO gene encoding 30S ribosomal protein S15, with the protein MRTKAEIIKEFGKSEADTGSTEVQIALLTEKINHLTEHLRVHKKDFHSRLGLLKMVGQRKRLLAYLTKKDLEGYRALIAKLGIRK; encoded by the coding sequence ATGAGAACAAAGGCAGAAATTATTAAAGAATTTGGAAAATCAGAAGCAGATACTGGATCAACTGAGGTTCAAATAGCTCTACTTACTGAAAAAATTAATCACTTAACAGAACACTTAAGAGTGCATAAGAAAGACTTTCACTCAAGATTAGGATTACTTAAAATGGTTGGGCAAAGAAAAAGATTACTTGCTTACCTAACTAAGAAAGATCTTGAAGGATACAGAGCTTTAATAGCTAAATTAGGTATCAGAAAATAG
- a CDS encoding YibE/F family protein, which yields MKKFFVLIIFLLGSVLIFAEGTKEEYLSGKIIELVSEEKSDEEGVAKLQKFNVKLLEGVDKGEVVEIDFPIYTAKEYNIDVKVGDRVVVFKTFDDYGNDEMQMQYYISDVDKRMEIYIMGIIFVALVLVIARKNGLKALFALIVTVAFIVKVFIPAVFNGYNPILFAVITAVFSSLVTIYFTVGMNKKFFVSLFGVIGGVLVAGILSYIFTYRMRLNGYLDPELLSSASILKNINLKEIIPAGVIIGSLGAVMDVAVSIASSINELHITNPNMSRKAMFKSVINIGTDIIGTMINTLILAYIASSVFTLLLVYAQVGEYPIIRFLNFQDIAVEIMRSVCGSIGILVCVPLTAYIGTLIYKQK from the coding sequence ATGAAAAAGTTTTTTGTACTTATAATATTTTTATTGGGTTCAGTTTTAATCTTTGCAGAAGGTACTAAGGAAGAGTATTTATCTGGAAAAATTATAGAACTTGTATCTGAAGAGAAATCTGATGAAGAGGGTGTAGCAAAATTACAAAAGTTTAATGTAAAACTTTTAGAAGGTGTAGATAAGGGCGAAGTTGTAGAAATAGACTTCCCTATATATACAGCCAAAGAATATAATATAGATGTTAAGGTTGGAGATAGAGTTGTAGTTTTCAAAACTTTTGATGACTACGGAAATGACGAAATGCAAATGCAGTACTATATCTCTGATGTGGATAAGAGAATGGAAATCTATATTATGGGAATAATTTTTGTAGCTCTTGTTCTTGTGATTGCAAGGAAAAATGGATTAAAAGCACTTTTTGCCTTAATAGTAACTGTGGCTTTTATTGTAAAAGTATTCATCCCAGCTGTATTTAATGGATATAATCCTATACTCTTTGCTGTTATAACTGCTGTATTCTCATCTTTAGTGACGATATATTTCACAGTAGGTATGAATAAGAAGTTTTTTGTATCTCTTTTTGGAGTTATAGGAGGAGTGCTAGTAGCAGGAATACTTTCATATATCTTTACATATAGAATGCGTTTAAACGGTTATTTAGATCCAGAACTTTTATCATCAGCAAGTATTTTAAAGAATATAAATTTAAAAGAAATAATTCCAGCGGGAGTAATAATAGGAAGTTTAGGAGCTGTAATGGATGTGGCTGTATCAATAGCTTCATCAATAAATGAATTACATATAACAAATCCAAATATGTCTCGAAAAGCCATGTTTAAATCGGTTATAAATATTGGGACTGATATAATAGGAACTATGATTAATACTTTAATCTTAGCCTATATAGCAAGTTCAGTATTTACTTTACTTCTTGTGTATGCACAAGTAGGAGAATATCCAATTATTAGATTTTTAAATTTCCAAGATATAGCAGTTGAGATTATGAGATCTGTTTGTGGAAGTATAGGAATCTTAGTTTGTGTTCCTTTAACTGCATATATAGGAACTCTTATTTACAAACAAAAATAG
- the fic gene encoding protein adenylyltransferase Fic yields MNKYNFTETDKTILKRLVDEKEEEYLSKKRAKDLFEKDILLKADLGTFKSLQAIHKYLFQDCFETAGLVRKHDIRKGDTLFCKAMYLEDNLKTVSSMKEDTFEDIIEKYVEMNMMHPFYEGNGRTTRIWLDFLLIKRLGKCIDWKKIDKEDYLSAMKRSIINSLELKTLLKDNLTDDINNRDLYMSNINQSYRYENMTNYDANNLDE; encoded by the coding sequence ATGAATAAATACAATTTTACTGAAACAGATAAGACAATTTTAAAAAGATTGGTAGATGAAAAGGAAGAAGAGTATTTAAGTAAAAAAAGAGCCAAAGATTTATTTGAAAAGGATATTTTATTAAAAGCTGACTTGGGAACTTTTAAGAGTTTGCAAGCTATACATAAGTATCTTTTTCAAGATTGCTTTGAAACAGCAGGTTTAGTGAGAAAACATGATATCAGAAAGGGAGATACCCTATTTTGTAAGGCTATGTATTTAGAAGATAATCTAAAAACTGTATCTAGCATGAAAGAGGATACATTTGAAGATATAATTGAAAAATATGTTGAGATGAATATGATGCACCCTTTCTATGAAGGAAATGGCAGAACCACTAGAATATGGCTAGATTTCTTACTAATTAAAAGACTTGGAAAATGTATAGATTGGAAGAAAATAGATAAGGAAGACTATCTATCAGCAATGAAAAGAAGTATAATAAATTCTTTGGAATTAAAAACTTTATTGAAAGATAACTTAACAGATGATATTAATAATAGAGATTTGTATATGTCAAATATAAATCAATCTTATCGTTATGAAAATATGACTAATTATGATGCTAATAATTTAGATGAATAA
- the mltG gene encoding endolytic transglycosylase MltG, protein MKKLLAIVSIVIIILAGTTAYQLSKKDKYNLVLEIDKDKPLKESLSALPVSNNPFFKLYLKFKNNGRNIKAGSYELRGKYNIMELVSMLESGKSKVFKFTIIEGSTVKNVIDKLVANGKGTRENYINAFKEIDFPYPTPDGNFEGYLYPETYFVPESYDEKAVLNIFLKEFLKRFPVEKYPDKEEFYQKLIMASILEREAALDSEKPLMASVFYNRIAKNMTLSADSTVNFVFNYEKKRIYYKDLEVQSPYNTYKNKGLPPGPICNPTVSSVEAAYNPADTEFLFFVTKGGGAHFFSKTYKEHLDFQKNNK, encoded by the coding sequence ATGAAAAAATTACTAGCTATAGTATCAATAGTAATTATAATTTTAGCAGGGACAACTGCTTACCAACTTAGCAAAAAAGATAAATATAATTTAGTTTTAGAAATAGATAAGGATAAACCTTTAAAGGAATCTTTATCAGCTTTACCTGTTTCTAATAATCCATTTTTTAAACTATATTTAAAGTTTAAAAATAATGGTAGAAATATAAAAGCAGGTAGCTATGAATTAAGAGGAAAATACAATATAATGGAACTTGTATCTATGCTTGAAAGTGGTAAATCTAAGGTATTTAAGTTTACCATTATAGAAGGAAGTACAGTAAAAAATGTTATAGATAAATTAGTTGCCAATGGAAAGGGAACTAGAGAAAACTATATCAATGCATTTAAAGAAATAGATTTTCCTTATCCAACTCCTGATGGAAATTTTGAAGGATACTTATATCCAGAAACATATTTTGTACCAGAATCTTATGATGAAAAAGCAGTATTAAATATATTTTTAAAAGAATTCTTAAAGAGATTCCCAGTTGAGAAATATCCTGATAAAGAAGAATTTTATCAAAAATTGATAATGGCATCTATACTTGAAAGAGAAGCAGCTTTAGACAGTGAAAAACCTTTAATGGCTTCAGTTTTCTATAATAGAATAGCTAAAAATATGACTTTATCAGCAGACTCAACTGTAAACTTTGTATTTAATTATGAAAAGAAAAGAATATATTACAAGGATTTAGAAGTGCAATCACCTTATAACACATATAAAAATAAAGGCTTACCACCTGGACCTATCTGTAACCCAACTGTAAGCTCAGTAGAAGCAGCTTACAATCCAGCTGATACTGAATTTTTATTCTTTGTTACAAAGGGTGGAGGAGCACACTTCTTTAGTAAAACTTATAAAGAACACTTAGATTTTCAAAAAAACAATAAATAG
- the ftsH gene encoding ATP-dependent zinc metalloprotease FtsH: MKDNQFENEDLKNDSQIPENEENQINEEEKINEEIKLEEEKQEDKKEEEPKQEEPEKEENSEKEEDKKEEKKKEEKGYNNRREEERKRVIGKAVRVNFNFKGLLMLVFIITLFAVAPKLMEESKTQDYVDISYSDFIKNIESKKIGVVEEKDGYVYGYKANEVKYLDNKSNNSLKSKLGFDGKTGVQGLKARLITNRLGEDSNLVAVIKENGALIQSTEPPQPSLFLSIVLSLLPYVIMIGLLVFMMNRMGKGSGGGGPQIFNMGKSKAKENGEDISDVTFADVAGIDEAKQELKEVVDFLKEPEKFKKIGAKIPKGVLLLGEPGTGKTLLAKAVAGEAKVPFFSMSGSEFVEMFVGVGASRVRDLFGKARKNAPCIVFIDEIDAVGRKRGTGQGGGNDEREQTLNQLLVEMDGFGTDETIIVLAATNRADVLDKALRRPGRFDRQVVVDMPDVKGREEILKVHAKNKKFSPDVDFKIIAKKTAGMAGADLANILNEGAILAARAGRTEITMADLEEASEKVQMGPEKRSKVVSDTDKKIVAYHESGHAIVNFVIGGEDKVHKITMIPRGQAGGYTLSLPAEQKLVYSKKYFMDEIAIFFGGRAAEEIVFGKDNITSGASNDIQVATGMVQQMVTKLGMSEKFGPVLLDGTREGDMFQSKYYSEQTGKEIDDEIRSIINERYQKALSILNENRNKLEEVTRILLEKETIMGDEFEAIMRNEHI, translated from the coding sequence ATGAAAGATAATCAGTTTGAAAATGAAGATTTAAAAAATGACTCTCAAATTCCTGAAAATGAAGAAAATCAAATAAATGAAGAAGAAAAAATAAATGAAGAAATAAAGTTGGAAGAAGAAAAACAAGAAGATAAAAAGGAAGAAGAGCCAAAACAGGAAGAACCAGAGAAAGAAGAAAATTCTGAAAAAGAAGAAGATAAAAAGGAAGAAAAAAAGAAGGAAGAAAAAGGATATAATAATAGAAGAGAAGAAGAAAGAAAAAGAGTAATTGGAAAGGCTGTAAGAGTAAACTTCAATTTTAAAGGTTTGCTTATGTTAGTTTTTATTATCACACTTTTTGCTGTTGCTCCAAAACTAATGGAAGAAAGCAAAACTCAAGATTATGTTGATATATCTTATTCAGATTTTATAAAAAATATTGAAAGCAAAAAGATTGGTGTAGTTGAAGAAAAAGACGGCTATGTATATGGTTATAAGGCAAATGAAGTAAAATATCTTGATAATAAATCAAATAATAGCCTAAAATCAAAATTAGGTTTTGATGGAAAAACTGGAGTTCAAGGACTTAAAGCTAGACTTATAACAAATAGATTAGGTGAAGATAGTAACTTAGTGGCTGTTATCAAAGAAAATGGAGCTCTTATACAATCTACTGAACCACCTCAACCTTCATTATTTCTTAGTATAGTTCTTTCGCTATTACCTTATGTAATAATGATAGGACTACTGGTATTCATGATGAATAGAATGGGTAAAGGTAGTGGTGGTGGAGGACCACAAATATTCAATATGGGTAAATCTAAGGCAAAAGAAAATGGTGAAGATATTTCTGATGTAACTTTTGCTGATGTTGCAGGTATTGATGAAGCAAAACAAGAATTAAAAGAAGTTGTAGATTTCTTAAAAGAACCTGAAAAATTTAAGAAAATTGGAGCAAAAATTCCTAAGGGAGTTCTTCTTTTAGGAGAACCAGGAACAGGAAAAACTTTACTTGCAAAAGCAGTAGCTGGAGAAGCTAAAGTTCCATTTTTTAGTATGTCTGGATCTGAATTCGTAGAAATGTTCGTCGGGGTTGGAGCTTCAAGAGTTAGAGATTTATTTGGAAAAGCTAGAAAAAATGCACCTTGTATAGTATTTATAGATGAAATAGATGCTGTAGGTAGAAAAAGAGGTACTGGTCAAGGTGGAGGAAATGATGAAAGAGAACAAACTTTAAACCAACTTCTTGTTGAAATGGATGGGTTTGGTACTGACGAAACTATAATAGTTTTAGCAGCAACAAACAGAGCTGATGTATTAGATAAAGCCTTAAGAAGACCTGGTAGATTTGATAGACAGGTTGTTGTTGATATGCCTGATGTAAAAGGTAGAGAAGAAATACTAAAAGTTCATGCTAAAAATAAAAAGTTTTCACCAGATGTTGATTTTAAAATTATTGCAAAGAAAACAGCTGGAATGGCAGGAGCAGATTTAGCTAATATTTTAAATGAAGGAGCTATCTTAGCAGCAAGAGCAGGAAGAACTGAAATAACTATGGCAGACTTAGAAGAAGCTTCTGAAAAAGTTCAAATGGGACCTGAAAAAAGATCTAAAGTTGTTTCAGATACTGATAAAAAGATAGTGGCTTACCATGAATCAGGACATGCTATTGTAAACTTTGTTATAGGTGGAGAAGATAAAGTACATAAAATAACTATGATTCCAAGAGGACAAGCAGGAGGGTATACTTTATCACTTCCAGCAGAACAAAAATTAGTATACTCTAAGAAATATTTTATGGATGAAATTGCTATATTCTTTGGTGGAAGAGCAGCAGAAGAAATTGTTTTTGGTAAAGATAATATAACTTCTGGAGCAAGTAATGATATACAAGTTGCAACAGGAATGGTTCAACAAATGGTAACAAAATTAGGTATGAGTGAAAAATTTGGACCAGTTTTACTAGATGGAACAAGAGAAGGAGATATGTTCCAAAGTAAATATTATTCAGAGCAAACAGGTAAAGAAATTGATGATGAAATAAGAAGTATAATCAATGAAAGATACCAAAAAGCATTGAGTATTTTGAATGAAAATAGAAATAAATTGGAAGAAGTTACAAGAATATTGCTTGAAAAAGAAACTATTATGGGAGATGAATTTGAAGCCATAATGAGAAATGAACATATTTAA
- the tilS gene encoding tRNA lysidine(34) synthetase TilS codes for MELFREILKLNEKYNLIENNDTIVVGFSGGPDSVFLVEMLKKLQDFFKFKIYLVHINHLLRGEDADADENFSYDYARKNSLEIFAKRIPVKEIAKETGKTLEEVGREERYNFFSEIYNKVGANKIATAHNKDDQLETFLFRLIRGTSLQGLEGIKLKNNNIIRPISEIYKKDILEYLNKNKIQYKIDKTNFENEFTRNSIRLDLIPFIEERYNIKFKDKLFSLIEEIRENNKKNLLDLDEYTDKENRLTLEKIKALSLFERKNLLVLFLNKKNIKINRNKIDEINSLIRSNGTKKIDLDLNHRVVKDYHHLYIEKKEEKIIASLNETIQLKIPSETYFDKYKIKLEFVENQEKIKNKNQYLLYAMNNDIIEIRYRKEGDRILLDENYSKKLKEVLINQKVPRDIRDKIPIFLYKNNIFWIYGIKKAYIPKEKKNISELRQVLITVEEVINER; via the coding sequence ATGGAATTATTTAGAGAAATATTAAAACTTAATGAAAAATATAATCTAATTGAAAATAATGATACTATAGTAGTGGGTTTCTCAGGAGGACCTGACTCTGTTTTTTTAGTGGAAATGTTAAAGAAATTACAAGATTTTTTTAAATTTAAAATCTATCTAGTGCATATAAATCATCTTTTAAGAGGGGAAGATGCAGATGCAGATGAGAATTTTTCTTATGACTATGCTAGAAAAAATAGTTTAGAAATTTTTGCAAAGAGAATTCCTGTAAAGGAAATTGCTAAAGAAACAGGAAAAACTCTTGAAGAAGTTGGTAGAGAAGAAAGATATAATTTCTTTTCAGAAATATATAATAAGGTCGGAGCTAATAAGATAGCAACAGCCCACAATAAAGATGACCAATTAGAAACCTTTCTATTTAGATTGATAAGAGGGACATCTTTACAAGGTTTAGAAGGGATTAAGTTAAAGAATAATAATATTATAAGACCTATTTCAGAAATATATAAAAAAGATATACTTGAATACTTGAATAAAAATAAAATTCAATATAAAATAGACAAGACGAACTTTGAAAATGAATTCACAAGAAATAGTATAAGATTAGATTTAATTCCTTTTATTGAAGAAAGATATAACATCAAATTTAAAGATAAACTTTTCTCTCTGATTGAAGAAATAAGAGAAAATAACAAAAAAAATCTTTTAGATTTAGATGAATATACAGATAAAGAAAATAGATTAACTTTAGAAAAAATAAAGGCTTTATCACTATTTGAAAGAAAAAATTTGTTAGTTCTTTTTTTGAATAAAAAAAATATAAAAATAAATAGAAACAAAATTGATGAGATAAACAGTCTAATTAGAAGTAATGGAACAAAAAAAATAGATTTGGACTTAAATCATAGAGTTGTAAAAGACTATCATCATTTATATATAGAAAAAAAGGAAGAAAAAATAATTGCTTCTCTAAATGAGACAATTCAATTAAAAATTCCAAGTGAAACTTATTTTGATAAGTATAAAATAAAGCTAGAATTTGTTGAAAATCAAGAGAAAATAAAGAATAAAAATCAGTACTTACTATATGCTATGAATAATGATATAATAGAGATTAGGTATAGAAAGGAAGGAGATAGAATTCTTTTAGATGAAAATTATTCTAAAAAATTAAAAGAAGTTTTAATTAATCAGAAAGTTCCTAGAGATATAAGGGATAAAATTCCTATATTTCTATATAAGAATAATATATTCTGGATATATGGTATAAAAAAAGCATATATTCCTAAAGAGAAAAAAAATATAAGTGAACTTAGACAAGTTTTAATCACAGTGGAGGAGGTAATTAATGAAAGATAA
- the nusA gene encoding transcription termination factor NusA, with amino-acid sequence MKAKDSKIFLEALDELEKEKGISKESVLEAIELALLAAYKKNYGEDENVEVIVDRESGEIKVLASKTVVDADDLLDPNEEISLEDAKEIKKRAKIGDVLKFEVSCDNFRRNAVQNGKQIVIQKVREAEREHIYEKFKERENDIVTGIIRRIDNKKNIFIEIDGIELILPPAEQSYSDIYRVGERIKVFVYNVEKTNKFPKILISRKNEGLLKKLFEIEIPEISAGIIEIKSVAREAGSRAKVAVYSQVPNIDTVGACIGQKGTRIKNIVDELNGERIDIVEWKESMEQFVSAVLSPAVVSSVEILEDGTAKVLVEPSQLSLAIGKNGQNARLAARLTGTRVDIKVLEKEEDDE; translated from the coding sequence ATGAAGGCTAAGGATTCTAAAATTTTCTTAGAAGCATTAGATGAGCTTGAAAAAGAAAAAGGAATTAGCAAAGAAAGTGTATTGGAAGCTATAGAATTAGCACTTTTAGCAGCATACAAAAAAAATTATGGTGAAGATGAAAATGTAGAAGTTATAGTGGATAGAGAGAGTGGTGAGATAAAAGTTCTAGCTAGTAAGACTGTTGTTGATGCTGATGACCTTTTAGATCCAAATGAAGAAATTTCACTAGAAGACGCTAAAGAAATCAAGAAAAGAGCAAAAATTGGAGATGTTCTAAAATTTGAAGTGAGCTGTGATAATTTTAGAAGAAATGCTGTCCAAAATGGAAAACAGATAGTTATTCAAAAAGTTAGAGAAGCTGAAAGAGAACATATCTATGAAAAGTTCAAAGAAAGAGAAAATGATATAGTAACTGGTATAATCAGAAGAATAGACAATAAAAAGAATATTTTTATTGAAATTGATGGAATAGAATTGATACTACCTCCAGCAGAACAATCATATTCTGATATCTACAGAGTAGGGGAAAGAATAAAAGTATTTGTATACAATGTTGAAAAAACAAATAAATTTCCTAAAATCTTAATTTCAAGAAAGAATGAAGGGCTTTTAAAGAAGTTATTTGAAATTGAAATACCTGAAATATCAGCAGGTATTATAGAAATAAAATCTGTGGCTAGAGAAGCAGGTTCAAGAGCTAAGGTTGCAGTATATTCCCAAGTACCAAATATTGATACTGTAGGAGCTTGTATAGGGCAAAAAGGTACAAGAATCAAAAATATAGTTGATGAATTAAATGGTGAAAGAATAGACATAGTTGAATGGAAAGAATCAATGGAACAATTTGTTTCAGCTGTACTTAGTCCAGCAGTTGTTTCAAGTGTTGAAATCTTAGAAGATGGAACAGCAAAAGTTCTAGTAGAACCATCACAACTATCATTAGCTATAGGAAAGAATGGTCAAAATGCTAGACTTGCTGCTAGATTGACAGGAACAAGAGTGGATATTAAAGTTCTAGAAAAGGAAGAAGATGATGAGTAA